TCAAGCAGTTCGGTCCCTCGAAGGAGGAGCTCTTCTCGGGGCTGGCCCGTGCGGCCGTGTGTGACTATCGATTCATCGAGGCCGTGGACCTGGCGAGTGGCGACGGCCTCCTCGCCCGCGCGCGGCGCAGCCTCGCACGCTACGCGATCGTGGCCTCCTTCAAACGGCTTCGCCCGCGCCTTGCCGACCTCGACGCGCTCGCGGTCGAGCTGCGCGAAATCCAGGCCTCCCCCGCCGCTTTCTCCAGCTTTTCGGGAATGGAGTCAGCCGTGCGCGTCTACGCCCGCCTCCTGGCGCCGGAACACGCGAGCTGATCACCCCGAGCGCAGCCCGACCCGGGGAACCTCAGCGGTGCGGACTGGCAGCCCGTCTCGGACGCGCCTCCGCCCCGGGCCAGCCAAACCCGGAACTCGGCCAAGCCGGCCTGCGGGCGCCACCGCCGAACGACGCGTGCGAGCTAGTGAGTGCGGTCGACCAGGCAAACGCTGGCATGTTCGGCGTCGAACGCGATCTGGCAACCCTCGAGCGCGGGCAACAGGCTCTTGAAGTGTGGCGGTGGCGCGGCCAACAGCCGACCGAGCCTCTGCTCGAGCGCCTCGACGAGCCGCCTACCCTGCGCGCCCACCAGCGCCGCAGTCGCGGAATCGGCGGTCAAAGCGACAAGGGGGGCAGCATCGCCCGCTGCGGCGTCGAGCGTGTCCGCGGCGCTCGCGTCGAGTCGCAGGCCGAGGATTTCCGCCACGGGCAGGCCTGTAGCCGGAACCCAGGGCCGGAGCGCAAGACCGGCCGCCCTTCGCTCCGCGTGCTTCATGGCGCGCGCACTGCGCTGCTCGGCGAGGAGCTCGAGCACCGCCTGTAGCGCGGCGTCGAAGACCACTCGCCGGGTCGGCCCAACGGGGGGGTCACCCCAGAACCCGCGCCAGAAGCGCGGCCCGGCGCCAAGGCGCTGCCCCACGAGGGGCCGCCTGCCGTCCCAGGCATGCACGGTCTTGATGACCTCACGGTCGCCCTCGGCCCCCCCCTTGCTGTCGCTGAGACTGAAGCTCCAACGGAGATCGTTCTCGCCGGGTAAGCCGCGTGCAAGCGTATCGAGCAGTCTCAGCGCATGCCACACCGTCAGCTCATGCTCGGGACCGTAGAGTTCCGCCCTCACCCCGTAGCGCGGCTCCCGGTTTGGTTGGTGGAGCCCAGGCGTTTCGATCCCGAGCGCCAGCGCGCTGCGTGCCGGATCGGCGAGAACGTCGCCGAGTGTCCAGGCCGCCTGCTGGACGCCGACGCCGGCGGGCACCCCGAGCGCAGCGGCACGCTGCCGCAAGGCAAGGGCATCCTGCGGCCGCGCCCGGGCAACCTGCTCGAGCGCGTCGGCGACGATGCGCTGGCCCAGCAGAAGCGGCGCTTGCTTGCGATAGAGCCCGCGGTTACCCGCAAGCGCGTCGTTACTATCCTCACGCGCCAGGCGGCCGAGCCGTTCTACACCGGCGGCTGACTTCAGCGCCTCGTCGTCGGCCGGTAGCCCGAAGACGACGAAGGGGCCGCTCGCGAGGCCGGCACGCTCGAGCAGGGTTTGACACCAGGCCTGGATTGCCAGCGCCGAATCGGCTGCGCCCTGCTGGGTGCCCGCGCAGGCCGCCTCGAGGGCCAGTCGAACGCGGCCGGACTCGCACTCCGCACCCGGGGCCGTAAAGGTTCCGTGGTCTCCTTCGTCCGCCGCGCGCCCCGCCCGTGGATGGTCCTTCGAGGAGGCGGCGACATAGAGGATTCGATCCGGGAACTGCGACTGCAGGTCCCGCAGGTCCGTCAGTAGGGCCTCACCGCTCGTCGCCAAGCGCTGCGCCGCCCCATGTTCCAGGGGGCTGTGCGCCAGCAGCGCCTTCGCACCCGCGAGCCACGCGCGGGCGCCAGACCCCGCGGCGTCGGCAGCCGCCAGCGCGGGCCGCATCAACTCAAGGAAGGCGCCGAGGCTCGCCGCATTGAAGCGCTCGCCAGCGACCCCGGCCTGGAGCAGGCTCGCGAGCTCCAGCCAGGGGCTCGCGTCTTCGGGCGACGATTGACCCGCGGCGTGCTGCGTCGCCTGGGCGACTGCCACCGCGAGCGGCCGACGTTGCGAGCGAGGGTCATCTTTCGGCGGCGCGGTCGCGGCTGTCCACAGCGCCAGATACTGCTCGAGGTGCTTGACTCGGGCGTGATGCACGCCCTGAACGCGGACCACGACGGCTGGGACCCCGCCCGAGCTGTCGACCTCGCGCAGCTCGCCGAGCTTCACGAGCGCCCCGACGACTTCCAGCAGGGCGCGGGAGGTCGCTTTGGGCAACCAGGGCAGCCTCGCCGCTACGCGAAGCACCGTTGCCGCATTGCCTCTCCCGCCGGTATCGCCGTGGCCACGCCCGCCGCTGACGGCCTGCAGCGCCCGTGGCGACGCCATGAGCAGCGCGCCGACGAGCAACGCCCGACCCGGCACCCGAAGTGCACACCACCCCCCGACTCGCCCCCGCCTGCCCATCATTCCCCCCGGCCACCAAGGCGGCCCTCATAACCGAGCGCGACGAGCGGCGCAACGAGCGAGTCAGGGCTCTGCGAGCAACGACCTGAGTGCCGCGTGAAGAAAGCCCGGATCGCGAGGCTGCAACACCACGGGAGCTGAACGACCGCCGCGGCGCACCTGCAGCCCCGTCGTGTCGGCATTGAGCATCGCCATGACCAGCTCCCAAGGGCCGCCGTCCACAAACACCGGCTCCGAGTCACCTGCCTTCAGTTGCGCCCCCTGGAGCACGTCGCCCGGCTGCAGGCCCGTCGCTCCGGCGACGTCACGCCGAAGCTCCCGAATCGTGACGGGGCCAGCGGTCGAGTCGGTCGACGCCTCGACGCCGATTTCCTTCAGCAAGAGCGCCGCATAGGCATGGTCGGTGAGCTGGCCGCTCAACGCCTGCCGCCTTAACTGAAGTCCCCCCTGCTTGTCTGGTCGCAGCAGCTCGAACGTGATCGTCGAGTTCGGCGCCTGCATCAGCCGGACGGCCCTCAGCTCTGCGGGACCTGCCGGAAGTAGCTTCGCACTTCTCCCCTCGATCCAGCTCATTACGGCCTCATCGCTGTGTGCGAAGCCGAGCAGCAAGTCGCCCGCCTTCAGGTTGCCAGCGGGTCCAGTCTTGAGGCTCGCCGTCACCCTGGAAGCCTGGAGCGGCAGGTGCCCGCCCATCCCCGCAGCGTGCAGCGCTTGCTGGATCTCATACATGCGCTGATTGGAGAGCGGCTCGGCCATCACCCCGAGCGGTACATGCGCAAGGAGACGATCGGGGCCATCGCCTTCACCGCGGAGAAGGCGCCGCGCGATGGCAGCCAATACCCACGACGGCAAGGCCAGACCGTCCACGCGCTTGGGCCCAAGCCCCGGCCTGAACCAACTTTCATCCGGGCCGGTGACCATCGAGCTGTTGAGCCCGACGACGGCCAAGGCGCCGTCGCGTTCGACCACGCTGGGGCCGCCCGAATTGCCGTGGTCGATGTTCAGGCTGGTGCGCAGTCGATCCGATCTGACGTCGAGAATCCGACCCTCATCGACGCGCGGCCGACCCCAGGGGTAGCCGAGCGCGACGTCGGGCTCGCCCGACCTCACGTCATAGGCCAGGGGCAGGGGGTCGAGGCCGAGCGCGCGCACGAAGTGGCTATCGGCTGCGCCTGCCCACAGCACCGCGAGGTCGCCGTGTCTGGTGGGCGACATGCCTGGCCACCCCGGCCCGAAGGGCTTCAGGCGTTCGAAGGCGGGACGACCCGTATAACTGCCTGCGCCGCGTAGGACGGTCGCGACCACGTCGGCCGGTTGCGCTCCCTCGACGGCATGCGCATTCGTAACCAGCGCGAGGTCGCGGCCCGGGACCAGCGGCGCGCCTCGGGGATCGTTCAGGCGAATCAGGACCGCCGTCGCCATCGTCCTCGAGCCGGCAGTCTCCCGTTCGATCAAGCAGGTCGAGCGGTCCAGGGCCAAACGCGCGGCCTGCATCAGCCCGAACTCGCCCGGCGGCAAGACGCGCAGCGAGGTACATCCCCCGAGGAGTGCCGGCCAAAGCGCCGCCGCACCGGCACCCGCCATCGCCCGCCGCAAGAACTCCCGGCGCGCCGGCGACTGAGGGCCTGACTTCCCGGCCGAAATGATAGGCAACGCGATCGCTGTCGGCAGTTCGTGGCCGAGACCCGCCTGGATCAAGGCAGCCAGCAGGAGTCGCGCGACCGTCGTTCGCATCGGTTATCCCTGATCCTCGAAGGCGGCCAGGCCGCCGGCTGCCTCCAAAGCGAGCCTCGGCCGAACTTGCCCAGCGAGAGTGGAGCGTGACCTCGCCGCGCCGAACGCGCTGAACGCGCCCTCGGCCCGCATTGGCCCCGGCGCAAAGCAAACCATGTGCCGCGAACCCCTGCGGCGGCAGCCGCGCTCCACAACCGGAGACCGCCGAGCTATTGCGCGCGGATCGCGGGGTCTTGGCGCCGCTGCGAGCTGCGCAGCCCTATCGTCGCCCGTCGCGAGACGCCTCACTGATTCTCGGAAGCGCCGGCCTCAAGCGCGCCCCCCGCCACGCTCGCGCGCAGGGCGAGGGAGCCAAAGCAATCGCTCGCGAAAGCTCAGGGTAAGCCAGGATCGACGCTCCCTGGCGGGTGGGGCGGCACCGGAGAGCTGTGAGTGAGCGCTGGGGGACGATGACTGGGACGACCGCTCAAGACCTTACCAGCACCTGCGGCGACCTGCGCGTGCGGCCGTTGGCCAGCGGCCGTTGGCCAGCGGCCGTTGGCCAGCGGCCGTTGGCCAGCCCCAGGCGGCTTGCGCAGCGATCCGTCGCCTTGGCTGCGCGCTAGCCTCAGAGCGGGATACCGGGTTCGAACCGGCGACATTCAGCTTGGGAAGCTGACACTCTACCAACTGAGTTAATCCCGCACGCAACGCCGTCGTCTCGCTCGTTTTCGTTCTCATGTCAAGGCCCTGCGCTCCGCGCGCGGCGGCAGGGCGAGGGCCTCTAACTCCGAGGAAATCCGCTGCCGCGGACCGCGACCACGTCTCGCCTATCCCCAGCGGCCTTTCGGCGCTTCATCGCAAAGGTCAACGCTGCGCGCTCGCGATTGGGCGCGGAAGACGCCAAGCGAGTGACCATCTCACCTGGCGCTCTTCCAGGCCTTCCCGCGCGCGCCGCGCAGGTCGCTGACCCTGGCAGCGCCCAGTACAGGTCATTGTCGACCTCCGGCATTCGTATTTGGCGTTCTACACACCAGGCTGGCTGCCCTGGGTCAACCAGCGTGCAGACCCTCTTGTCGAGCAGGGCTTCGGCATCCCCCAGGCGCACCACCGACAGCGGCTCGCTCGCCCAGAGGTTTTCCCCCAGCGTTCCCAGTGCGCGCTGAGGCACTTCGCCGTGAACGCGAAGGGCCAGCGGCCGAGCTCCGCCCACGTCCCGCGAGCGTCCGTGATCACGAGATGGCCTCGATAGGAGAGCAAGCGGAAGGCAGGCACCCTCACCCCGTAGCGTTCCGGGTGGGTGGGGCGAGCGCGAGGATCGTGTTGGCCCGGCGCGCGCGGATGGATGTAAGACTGCGGCGAGGTTTCTGCCGCCGACGGCTCTGCGGCCCCTGCGCTTCCGGCGTCTGCGCTCTGCACCGTCTGCTGCTCGAGGTCCTGCATGCCACCCACCGCCTTCCCGCCAGCGCCGCCACGCCCCTTCGTGCGCCCGGCCGGCGCGGGCAGTGCGGCGCTCGGCGTCGTCCTCTCGGCCCTCGCCGCCGCGCCGCGCCCCGCCCGGGCGGCGACGGTGACGCCGCCAGTCGTCGAGGTGCTGGCGATCGCCCCCGGTCCGCAGCTCTACGCGCATTGGGGGCATAACGCGCTGCGCATCCGCCTCGAGCCTGGGCCGCGCGGCGAGGCCGACTACGACCGCGTCTTCGACTGGGGTCACTTTCGCTACGGGCGCGCGTTTCTCTGGCGCTACGTCACGGCGCAGCCCTATTACCGGCTGAAGACCGAACCCTTCGCCGACGTCCTGGAGCGCTACCGCCGGCGCCAGCGTTGGATTGCCGCCCAGGCGATCACGATGTCGCGCGAGCAGGCGCTCGGGTTGGTGCGAAGGATCGACGCGGCGCTCGCCCTGCGCGAGGGCGAGTTCCCCTACGACTCGCTGATCAACAACTGCACGACGAAGCTGCGCGACCTGCTGGACAGCGAGCTCTTCGCTGGCGCCCTGCAGCAGGCGATGGGCCCCGCGCGCGACGGCCGCACCTTCCGCGAGATTTCCGACCTCCACCTGCGCCACGTCCCGCTGACGCGTTGGGCCGTCAATCTGGTCTACAGCGCCTTCGCCGACCGGCCGCTTTCGCGCTGGGACGCTGCCTTCCTGCCGATCGCGCTCTTCGACCTGCTCGAGGACGCGCGCGGCGCCGGCGCGACGTTGGGACTGCCGGCGGGGGTGACCATCGAACGCGGGGCGGTGCGCGGCGAGGTCCCCTTCGATCGCACGCCCCCACCGCTCGACCGCGGCTGGCGCTGGATTGCCCTGGCGCTCGCGAGCTGGGTCGCCTTCCTGCTGCTGCCTGCGCTGCGCCCCCGTGGGCGCGCGACGCTGCTGCTGGCCCGGCTCGGCCTCGCGCTCTGGACCATGAGCGCCGGCACCTGCGGCACGCTGCTCGTGCTCTTCGCGCTCAGCCCCTCGCCCAACTACGCGCACAACCTCAACCTGATCGCCTTTCATCCGCTGCTCTTCGCGCTGCCGCTGCTGGCCCGCCGCGCGAGCCGCGGGGCCCGCTTGCCGCGCCTCGGCCTGCTGCTGCTGGCGGCCCTGCCGCTGCTGGGCCTCGGTGCCGCGGCCCTCACGGGGCAGCGCGTCTGGCCCTATCTGTTGCCCGCGCTGCTCGTGCAAGGCGCCATCGCGCTGCGCGCCGAGCGCTTGGCGCGTGACCGGCACGGCGAGCTGCGCGATCGCGGCCCCGCAGTGCCCGCCAAGAGCGCGACGGGGCCGCAGCAATGACCGTTCACGCGCCAGTGATCGCCGCCGAGCAGCTCACCCGTCGCTTCGGCGAGTTTGTCGCCGTGCGGGACGTCAGCTTTGCCGTCGAACGGGGCGAGATCTTCGGCTACCTCGGCGCCAATGGCGCCGGCAAGTCGACGACGATCCGAATGCTCTGCGGACTGCTCGCGCCGAGCTCCGGGACAGCGACGGTGGCCGGGGCCGACGTCGCGCGCGAGCCGGAGCGGGTCAAGCGCGCGATCGGTTACATGTCGCAGCGCTTCTCGCTCTATCTCGATCTGCGCGTGCGCGAGAATCTCGAGTTCTTCGGCGGCGCCTACGGACTGGGGGGCGCGGCGCTGGCGCGGCGCATCGACCACCTGCTCGAGCGCGTCGAGCTCACGGCGCAGAGCGACGTACGCACGGGCGACCTGCCCGGCGGCCTGCGCCAACGCGTGGCGCTGATCGCGGCGATGCTGCACCAGCCCGTCATCCTCTTCCTCGACGAGCCCACGGCGGGCGTCGCCCCGGCAGCGCGCCGCACCTTCTGGCGCTTGATCCGCGAGCTCGCCGCGGGCGGCACGACGATCTTTGTCACGACCCACTACATGGACGAGGCCGAGTACTGTCACCGCATCGGGATGATGACGGGCGGGCGCCTCGTCGCGCTCGACACCCCGGCGGCGTTGAAGCGCGACCACGTCGCCGGCCAGGTCTTCTTGGTCGAGGGGCCGCAGGTGGCGGCGGCCTTGCCGGAGCTGCGGCGCCAGCCGGGCGTGCTCGGCGCTCAACCCTTCGGGGCGGCCGCGCACCTGCGCGTCGATTCCGCGCTGCTCGACACCACGCGCTTGCAGCGGCTGCTGGCGGACAGCGTTCATGGAATACTGCGGGCCCGCGCCGTCGAGCCCTCGCTCGAGGATGTCTTTCTCGCGCTGGTCGAGGAGCGCTGAGCGGCACCATGTCCTTCTTTATTCGCCTCGGCGCCCTGGCCTACAAAGAGCTGCTGCACATGGTGCGTGATCAGCAGGTGGTCTACATGGCGCTGGGCATGCCGCTGGTGATGCTGCTGCTCTTCGGCTACGCCGTCTCCTTCGATGTCGAGGAGCTGCCGATCGCCGTGCTGGACCACGACCGCACGCCGGCCGCCCGCGCGCTGCTGCGCAGGCTCGAGGCCTCAGACGCCTTCGTCGTGCGCAGCCACGCGAGCGACGGGGCGGCGATCGAGACGCTGATGCGCCGCGGAACGGTGCGCGCCGGGGTCGTGATCCCTGCCGGCTTCGCGCGACAGCTCGCGCGCGGCGAACAAGCCACCTACCAGCTGCTGCTCGACGGCGCCGATGGCACCACGGCGCGCATCGCGCTGGCCTACGCCTTCGGCGCGACGGCGGCACGTGCAGCGAACGATACGGCCCACGCCGCAGCGCCGCTGCTCGAGCCACGAGTGCGGGCGCTCTTCAACCCGGCGCTGCGCTCGGCGCTCTTCATCGTGCCCGGCTTGGCGGCGGTGATCATCGGCATCCTCGCCGTGCTGATGTCGACGATCACCGTGGCCCGCGAGTGGGAGCGCGGTTCGATGGAGCAGCTCTTCGCCACGCCGGTCGATCGGCTCTCGGTGGTGCTGGGCAAGCTGCTGCCCTATGTGGCGATCGGCCTGCTGCAGCTGCTGTTGGTGCTGACCGCCGGTGCCTGGCTCTTTGGCGTGCCGCTGCACGGGTCCCTGTTGACGCTCTTGGCCGCGGCCGTGCTCTTCCTCGCCGGGGCGCTCGGCCAGGGTCTGCTGATCAGCATGGTGACGCGCAACCAGCAGGTGGCCACCCAGCTCGGGGCGATCAGCGGCGTGCTGCCCAATCTGCTGCTCTCGGGCTTTATCTTCCCGCCCGACAACATGCCGCTGCCGATGCGCGTGCTCTCGCATGCCGTGCCCGCGCGCTACATGGTCGCCGTAATGCGCGGCGTGCTGCTGCAAGGCAAGCACTGGGCGCAGCTCTGGCCGCAGTTCGTCGGCCTCGCGCTGGTGGCCGCGGCCCTCTTGACCGTCAGCACGCTGCGCTTTCGTCGCAGCCTCGACTAAGGGCGCCTGAGGCGAACGATGCGCAACGAGCTACACGCGGTCGTGCTCAAGGAGCTGCGCCAGACCTTTCGCGATCGCCGCATGCTGATGCTGCTCGTCGTCGCGCCGGTGTTGCAGCTCACGCTGCTCGGCTATGCCGTGAACATGGACGTCGAGCACGTCGCCACCGTGGTCACCGACGAGGACCACAGCCCCGCCAGTCGCGCCTTGGTGCGCGGCATGCTGGCCGATCCGACGCTGCGCCTGCGCGGCGCCGCCAGCGATCCGGTGGCGCGGGTGGTGGAGGGTTCGGCGAGCGTCGCCGTG
The nucleotide sequence above comes from Pseudomonadota bacterium. Encoded proteins:
- a CDS encoding ABC transporter permease; translated protein: MSFFIRLGALAYKELLHMVRDQQVVYMALGMPLVMLLLFGYAVSFDVEELPIAVLDHDRTPAARALLRRLEASDAFVVRSHASDGAAIETLMRRGTVRAGVVIPAGFARQLARGEQATYQLLLDGADGTTARIALAYAFGATAARAANDTAHAAAPLLEPRVRALFNPALRSALFIVPGLAAVIIGILAVLMSTITVAREWERGSMEQLFATPVDRLSVVLGKLLPYVAIGLLQLLLVLTAGAWLFGVPLHGSLLTLLAAAVLFLAGALGQGLLISMVTRNQQVATQLGAISGVLPNLLLSGFIFPPDNMPLPMRVLSHAVPARYMVAVMRGVLLQGKHWAQLWPQFVGLALVAAALLTVSTLRFRRSLD
- a CDS encoding trypsin-like peptidase domain-containing protein, which translates into the protein MRTTVARLLLAALIQAGLGHELPTAIALPIISAGKSGPQSPARREFLRRAMAGAGAAALWPALLGGCTSLRVLPPGEFGLMQAARLALDRSTCLIERETAGSRTMATAVLIRLNDPRGAPLVPGRDLALVTNAHAVEGAQPADVVATVLRGAGSYTGRPAFERLKPFGPGWPGMSPTRHGDLAVLWAGAADSHFVRALGLDPLPLAYDVRSGEPDVALGYPWGRPRVDEGRILDVRSDRLRTSLNIDHGNSGGPSVVERDGALAVVGLNSSMVTGPDESWFRPGLGPKRVDGLALPSWVLAAIARRLLRGEGDGPDRLLAHVPLGVMAEPLSNQRMYEIQQALHAAGMGGHLPLQASRVTASLKTGPAGNLKAGDLLLGFAHSDEAVMSWIEGRSAKLLPAGPAELRAVRLMQAPNSTITFELLRPDKQGGLQLRRQALSGQLTDHAYAALLLKEIGVEASTDSTAGPVTIRELRRDVAGATGLQPGDVLQGAQLKAGDSEPVFVDGGPWELVMAMLNADTTGLQVRRGGRSAPVVLQPRDPGFLHAALRSLLAEP
- a CDS encoding ABC transporter ATP-binding protein — protein: MTVHAPVIAAEQLTRRFGEFVAVRDVSFAVERGEIFGYLGANGAGKSTTIRMLCGLLAPSSGTATVAGADVAREPERVKRAIGYMSQRFSLYLDLRVRENLEFFGGAYGLGGAALARRIDHLLERVELTAQSDVRTGDLPGGLRQRVALIAAMLHQPVILFLDEPTAGVAPAARRTFWRLIRELAAGGTTIFVTTHYMDEAEYCHRIGMMTGGRLVALDTPAALKRDHVAGQVFLVEGPQVAAALPELRRQPGVLGAQPFGAAAHLRVDSALLDTTRLQRLLADSVHGILRARAVEPSLEDVFLALVEER
- a CDS encoding DUF4105 domain-containing protein, translated to MPPTAFPPAPPRPFVRPAGAGSAALGVVLSALAAAPRPARAATVTPPVVEVLAIAPGPQLYAHWGHNALRIRLEPGPRGEADYDRVFDWGHFRYGRAFLWRYVTAQPYYRLKTEPFADVLERYRRRQRWIAAQAITMSREQALGLVRRIDAALALREGEFPYDSLINNCTTKLRDLLDSELFAGALQQAMGPARDGRTFREISDLHLRHVPLTRWAVNLVYSAFADRPLSRWDAAFLPIALFDLLEDARGAGATLGLPAGVTIERGAVRGEVPFDRTPPPLDRGWRWIALALASWVAFLLLPALRPRGRATLLLARLGLALWTMSAGTCGTLLVLFALSPSPNYAHNLNLIAFHPLLFALPLLARRASRGARLPRLGLLLLAALPLLGLGAAALTGQRVWPYLLPALLVQGAIALRAERLARDRHGELRDRGPAVPAKSATGPQQ